In Acidovorax sp. GBBC 1281, a single window of DNA contains:
- a CDS encoding MFS transporter: MPPLPSHESPSRPTPSAPLDDSPPATAAAGQAHAAEAAAAARLDQDAARRASLSPFAPLQVPVFRMLWLTWLAANTCMWMNDVAAAWLMTTLTTSPVLVALVQTASTLPVFLLGLPSGALADILDRRRYFIATQFWVAVVALVLCVAILMGGMTAPLLLALTFANGIGLSMRWPVFAAIVPELVSRQQLPAALALNGVAMNASRIIGPLLAGAIIAGAGSAWVFVLNALLSVVAGFTIMRWRRTHVPSPLGRERLTSAMRVGVQFVRESPRMRAVLWRISVFFLHATALLALLPLARDLEGGGAGTFTLLLASMGAGAIAAALFLPRLRQAMSRDTLVSRGALLQAASTAVIAIAPNVSVAVPAMVLGGMAWITTANSLSVSAQLALPNWVRARGMSIYQMAIMGATAAGAALWGQVASLTTVHMSLALAALTGTAAMALVQRWVVDRTMEEDLSPSTAFKLPVAPTTPERGHVVVTIEYHIDPARAAEFRALMQESRRSRLRQGALDWQLQHDIADPSRYVERIVDESWTEHLRRFDRVTASDVALRDRKLAFHTAEAPPVVSRYLVELER, encoded by the coding sequence ATGCCCCCTTTGCCGTCCCACGAGAGCCCGTCCCGTCCCACCCCGTCAGCGCCCCTGGACGACAGTCCCCCGGCCACCGCCGCCGCGGGCCAGGCGCACGCCGCCGAAGCCGCTGCGGCGGCCCGGCTGGACCAGGACGCCGCCCGGCGCGCCAGCCTCTCGCCATTCGCGCCGCTTCAGGTGCCCGTGTTCCGCATGCTCTGGCTCACCTGGCTGGCCGCCAACACCTGCATGTGGATGAACGACGTGGCGGCCGCATGGCTCATGACCACGCTCACCACCTCGCCCGTGCTGGTGGCGCTGGTGCAGACGGCCTCCACCCTGCCCGTGTTCCTGCTGGGGCTGCCCAGCGGCGCGCTGGCCGACATCCTGGACCGGCGGCGCTACTTCATCGCCACGCAGTTCTGGGTGGCCGTGGTGGCGCTGGTGCTGTGCGTGGCCATCCTGATGGGCGGCATGACGGCGCCGCTGCTGCTCGCGCTGACCTTCGCCAACGGCATCGGCCTGTCCATGCGCTGGCCGGTGTTCGCGGCCATCGTGCCGGAACTGGTCAGCCGCCAGCAGCTGCCGGCGGCCCTGGCGCTCAACGGCGTGGCCATGAACGCCTCGCGCATCATCGGGCCGCTGCTGGCCGGCGCCATCATCGCGGGCGCGGGCAGCGCCTGGGTGTTCGTGCTCAACGCGCTGCTGTCGGTGGTGGCGGGCTTCACCATCATGCGTTGGCGCCGCACGCACGTGCCCAGCCCGCTGGGGCGCGAGCGGCTCACCAGCGCCATGCGGGTCGGCGTGCAGTTCGTGCGCGAGTCGCCCCGCATGCGCGCCGTGCTGTGGCGCATCTCGGTCTTCTTCCTGCACGCCACCGCGCTGCTGGCGCTGCTGCCCCTGGCCCGCGACCTGGAGGGCGGCGGCGCCGGCACCTTCACCCTGCTGCTGGCCTCCATGGGCGCCGGGGCCATCGCGGCGGCGCTGTTCCTGCCCCGCCTGCGCCAGGCCATGTCGCGCGACACGCTGGTCTCGCGCGGGGCGCTGCTGCAGGCTGCCTCCACGGCCGTGATCGCCATCGCGCCCAACGTATCCGTGGCGGTGCCGGCAATGGTGCTGGGCGGCATGGCGTGGATCACCACGGCCAACTCGCTCAGCGTGTCGGCCCAGCTCGCGCTGCCCAATTGGGTGCGCGCGCGCGGCATGTCGATCTACCAGATGGCCATCATGGGCGCCACTGCGGCGGGCGCGGCCCTGTGGGGCCAGGTGGCCTCGCTCACCACCGTCCACATGAGCCTGGCGCTGGCCGCGCTCACCGGCACCGCCGCCATGGCCCTGGTGCAGCGCTGGGTGGTGGACCGCACCATGGAGGAAGACCTGAGCCCCTCGACCGCCTTCAAGCTGCCGGTGGCACCCACCACGCCCGAACGCGGCCACGTAGTGGTCACCATCGAATACCACATCGACCCCGCGCGGGCGGCGGAATTCCGGGCGCTGATGCAGGAAAGCCGCCGCAGCCGCCTGCGCCAGGGCGCGCTCGACTGGCAGCTGCAGCACGACATCGCCGACCCGTCTCGCTATGTGGAGCGCATCGTGGACGAATCGTGGACCGAGCATTTGCGCCGCTTCGACCGCGTGACGGCCTCCGACGTGGCGCTGCGCGACCGCAAGCTGGCCTTCCACACTGCCGAGGCGCCGCCGGTGGTGTCGCGCTACCTGGTCGAGCTGGAGCGCTGA